One segment of Carya illinoinensis cultivar Pawnee chromosome 1, C.illinoinensisPawnee_v1, whole genome shotgun sequence DNA contains the following:
- the LOC122319231 gene encoding CASP-like protein 1D1, whose protein sequence is MASTDKPTDPEHGKEIPPPKPEVPAAAPPAVNCFVLDVALRVLLFAAALTAVIIMVTGEQTKLIPLLGNRKAKFNHSPAFIYFVVALSVAGLYSLITILASTSVILKPFFSKKFLVYFAYTDVLILGLVASATGSAGGVAYVGLKGNKHVGWIKVCSTYDTYCQHIAGSLAVSLFASVVLVFLIWLSIFSLHRRPSAPPL, encoded by the exons ATGGCTTCCACCGATAAGCCTACTGACCCTGAACACGGCAAAGAAATCCCACCACCCAAGCCAGAAGTCCCAGCTGCTGCACCCCCAGCTGTGAACTGTTTTGTTCTTGATGTGGCTCTCAGGGTCTTGCTATTTGCGGCGGCTTTGACTGCTGTCATCATCATGGTCACTGGCGAGCAAACGAAGCTGATTCCGCTGCTAGGAAATCGCAAGGCCAAGTTTAATCACTCGCCGGCTTTCAT ATACTTTGTGGTGGCGCTGTCCGTTGCTGGCCTCTATAGTCTCATTACAATATTAGCATCGACCTCTGTTATCCTGAAGCCATTCTTCTCGAAAAAGTTCCTAGTCTATTTTGCATATACGGATGTG CTGATATTGGGGCTGGTAGCGTCAGCCACTGGCAGCGCTGGTGGGGTTGCATACGTGGGGTTGAAAGGCAACAAACACGTGGGCTGGATCAAGGTGTGCTCCACCTACGATACATACTGCCAACATATCGCTGGGTCCCTTGCTGTTTCCTTGTTCGCTTCTGTTGTTCTTGTCTTTCTCATCTGGCTCTCCATTTTCTCCCTTCACCGTCGACCATCTGCTCCCCCTCTCTAA
- the LOC122319246 gene encoding uncharacterized protein LOC122319246 isoform X1 codes for MGTIACATPSATGTSTTAQTQRLVAHSSELSGFPFSSIPAVSKRSASLLKNPNSINKRCSMAKPLQLNASSTIAAANEAVEAASSGLVGEYDLLIVGPGVLGRLVAEKWREQEHPGCQVFGQTVSTDHHDELIKMGINPSLKGTTATHRFPYVIFCAPPYQTSDYPGDVRVAALNWNGEGSFLFTSSSAPYDCNDNGPCDEDTPAVPIGRSPRTDVLLKAENVVLEFGGCVLRLAGLYKADRGAHVYWLEKGTVEARPDHILNLIHYEDAASLSVAILKKNFHGRIFLGCDNHPLSRQEVMDLVAKSGKFSKKFEGFTGTSDPLGKRLNNLKTREEIGWKPKYSSFSDFLGVSE; via the exons ATGGGAACCATTGCGTGTGCCACACCCTCCGCCACCGGCACTTCGACGACGGCTCAGACTCAGAGACTCGTTGCACATTCCTCAGAGCTATCTGGTTTCCCTTTCTCATCAATCCCTGCCGTCTCGAAACGCTCGGCGTCGCTCCTCAAAAATCCCAATTCCATCAACAAACGCTGTTCCATGGCCAAGCCCCTCCAGCTCAACGCTTCTTCCACCATTG CTGCAGCAAACGAAGCAGTAGAGGCTGCTTCTTCTGGTTTGGTGGGCGAGTATGACCTGCTGATTGTCGGACCTGGTGTTCTGGGTCGCTTAGTCGCAGAAAAATGGCGGGAG CAGGAACATCCAGGTTGTCAAGTTTTTGGGCAAACGGTTTCCACTGATCACCATGATGAATTGATTAAGATGGGCATTAATCCATCTTTGAAGGGGACTACAGCGACACACAGGTTTCCGTATGTCATTTTCTGTGCTCCTCCTTACCAAACTTCAGACTATCCCGGTGATGTCAG GGTGGCTGCATTGAACTGGAATGGTGAAGGTTCTTTCTTATTTACATCAAGCTCTGCACCATATGATTGCAACGACAATGGACCATGTGATGAG GACACACCGGCAGTACCTATTGGGAGGAGCCCTAGAACAGATGTCCTTCTAAAAGCAGAAAATGTAGTGCTGGAATTTGGTGGTTGTGTTCTTAGATTGGCAGGACTTTAC AAAGCAGATAGAGGTGCACATGTTTATTGGTTAGAAAAAGGGACTGTTGAAGCTCGTCCAGATCACATCCTGAATCTTATACACTATGAG GATGCGGCTTCCCTTTCAGTTGCGATcttaaagaagaattttcatGGCCGTATTTTTTTGGGTTGTGATAATCATCCTTTATCCag GCAGGAAGTAATGGACTTAGTTGCTAAAAGTGGAAAATTCAGCAAAAAGTTTGAGGGCTTTACAG GCACTAGTGATCCACTAGGTAAAAGATTGAACAACTTGAAAACTCGTGAGGAAATAGGATGGAAGCCAAAATACTCAAGCTTCTCTGATTTCCTTGGAGTATCCGAGTAA
- the LOC122319246 gene encoding uncharacterized protein LOC122319246 isoform X3: MGTIACATPSATGTSTTAQTQRLVAHSSELSGFPFSSIPAVSKRSASLLKNPNSINKRCSMAKPLQLNASSTIANEAVEAASSGLVGEYDLLIVGPGVLGRLVAEKWREQEHPGCQVFGQTVSTDHHDELIKMGINPSLKGTTATHRFPYVIFCAPPYQTSDYPGDVRVAALNWNGEGSFLFTSSSAPYDCNDNGPCDEDTPAVPIGRSPRTDVLLKAENVVLEFGGCVLRLAGLYKADRGAHVYWLEKGTVEARPDHILNLIHYEDAASLSVAILKKNFHGRIFLGCDNHPLSRQEVMDLVAKSGKFSKKFEGFTGTSDPLGKRLNNLKTREEIGWKPKYSSFSDFLGVSE; the protein is encoded by the exons ATGGGAACCATTGCGTGTGCCACACCCTCCGCCACCGGCACTTCGACGACGGCTCAGACTCAGAGACTCGTTGCACATTCCTCAGAGCTATCTGGTTTCCCTTTCTCATCAATCCCTGCCGTCTCGAAACGCTCGGCGTCGCTCCTCAAAAATCCCAATTCCATCAACAAACGCTGTTCCATGGCCAAGCCCCTCCAGCTCAACGCTTCTTCCACCATTG CAAACGAAGCAGTAGAGGCTGCTTCTTCTGGTTTGGTGGGCGAGTATGACCTGCTGATTGTCGGACCTGGTGTTCTGGGTCGCTTAGTCGCAGAAAAATGGCGGGAG CAGGAACATCCAGGTTGTCAAGTTTTTGGGCAAACGGTTTCCACTGATCACCATGATGAATTGATTAAGATGGGCATTAATCCATCTTTGAAGGGGACTACAGCGACACACAGGTTTCCGTATGTCATTTTCTGTGCTCCTCCTTACCAAACTTCAGACTATCCCGGTGATGTCAG GGTGGCTGCATTGAACTGGAATGGTGAAGGTTCTTTCTTATTTACATCAAGCTCTGCACCATATGATTGCAACGACAATGGACCATGTGATGAG GACACACCGGCAGTACCTATTGGGAGGAGCCCTAGAACAGATGTCCTTCTAAAAGCAGAAAATGTAGTGCTGGAATTTGGTGGTTGTGTTCTTAGATTGGCAGGACTTTAC AAAGCAGATAGAGGTGCACATGTTTATTGGTTAGAAAAAGGGACTGTTGAAGCTCGTCCAGATCACATCCTGAATCTTATACACTATGAG GATGCGGCTTCCCTTTCAGTTGCGATcttaaagaagaattttcatGGCCGTATTTTTTTGGGTTGTGATAATCATCCTTTATCCag GCAGGAAGTAATGGACTTAGTTGCTAAAAGTGGAAAATTCAGCAAAAAGTTTGAGGGCTTTACAG GCACTAGTGATCCACTAGGTAAAAGATTGAACAACTTGAAAACTCGTGAGGAAATAGGATGGAAGCCAAAATACTCAAGCTTCTCTGATTTCCTTGGAGTATCCGAGTAA
- the LOC122319246 gene encoding uncharacterized protein LOC122319246 isoform X2 — translation MGTIACATPSATGTSTTAQTQRLVAHSSELSGFPFSSIPAVSKRSASLLKNPNSINKRCSMAKPLQLNASSTIAAANEAVEAASSGLVGEYDLLIVGPGVLGRLVAEKWREEHPGCQVFGQTVSTDHHDELIKMGINPSLKGTTATHRFPYVIFCAPPYQTSDYPGDVRVAALNWNGEGSFLFTSSSAPYDCNDNGPCDEDTPAVPIGRSPRTDVLLKAENVVLEFGGCVLRLAGLYKADRGAHVYWLEKGTVEARPDHILNLIHYEDAASLSVAILKKNFHGRIFLGCDNHPLSRQEVMDLVAKSGKFSKKFEGFTGTSDPLGKRLNNLKTREEIGWKPKYSSFSDFLGVSE, via the exons ATGGGAACCATTGCGTGTGCCACACCCTCCGCCACCGGCACTTCGACGACGGCTCAGACTCAGAGACTCGTTGCACATTCCTCAGAGCTATCTGGTTTCCCTTTCTCATCAATCCCTGCCGTCTCGAAACGCTCGGCGTCGCTCCTCAAAAATCCCAATTCCATCAACAAACGCTGTTCCATGGCCAAGCCCCTCCAGCTCAACGCTTCTTCCACCATTG CTGCAGCAAACGAAGCAGTAGAGGCTGCTTCTTCTGGTTTGGTGGGCGAGTATGACCTGCTGATTGTCGGACCTGGTGTTCTGGGTCGCTTAGTCGCAGAAAAATGGCGGGAG GAACATCCAGGTTGTCAAGTTTTTGGGCAAACGGTTTCCACTGATCACCATGATGAATTGATTAAGATGGGCATTAATCCATCTTTGAAGGGGACTACAGCGACACACAGGTTTCCGTATGTCATTTTCTGTGCTCCTCCTTACCAAACTTCAGACTATCCCGGTGATGTCAG GGTGGCTGCATTGAACTGGAATGGTGAAGGTTCTTTCTTATTTACATCAAGCTCTGCACCATATGATTGCAACGACAATGGACCATGTGATGAG GACACACCGGCAGTACCTATTGGGAGGAGCCCTAGAACAGATGTCCTTCTAAAAGCAGAAAATGTAGTGCTGGAATTTGGTGGTTGTGTTCTTAGATTGGCAGGACTTTAC AAAGCAGATAGAGGTGCACATGTTTATTGGTTAGAAAAAGGGACTGTTGAAGCTCGTCCAGATCACATCCTGAATCTTATACACTATGAG GATGCGGCTTCCCTTTCAGTTGCGATcttaaagaagaattttcatGGCCGTATTTTTTTGGGTTGTGATAATCATCCTTTATCCag GCAGGAAGTAATGGACTTAGTTGCTAAAAGTGGAAAATTCAGCAAAAAGTTTGAGGGCTTTACAG GCACTAGTGATCCACTAGGTAAAAGATTGAACAACTTGAAAACTCGTGAGGAAATAGGATGGAAGCCAAAATACTCAAGCTTCTCTGATTTCCTTGGAGTATCCGAGTAA
- the LOC122319246 gene encoding uncharacterized protein LOC122319246 isoform X4, whose translation MGTIACATPSATGTSTTAQTQRLVAHSSELSGFPFSSIPAVSKRSASLLKNPNSINKRCSMAKPLQLNASSTIANEAVEAASSGLVGEYDLLIVGPGVLGRLVAEKWREEHPGCQVFGQTVSTDHHDELIKMGINPSLKGTTATHRFPYVIFCAPPYQTSDYPGDVRVAALNWNGEGSFLFTSSSAPYDCNDNGPCDEDTPAVPIGRSPRTDVLLKAENVVLEFGGCVLRLAGLYKADRGAHVYWLEKGTVEARPDHILNLIHYEDAASLSVAILKKNFHGRIFLGCDNHPLSRQEVMDLVAKSGKFSKKFEGFTGTSDPLGKRLNNLKTREEIGWKPKYSSFSDFLGVSE comes from the exons ATGGGAACCATTGCGTGTGCCACACCCTCCGCCACCGGCACTTCGACGACGGCTCAGACTCAGAGACTCGTTGCACATTCCTCAGAGCTATCTGGTTTCCCTTTCTCATCAATCCCTGCCGTCTCGAAACGCTCGGCGTCGCTCCTCAAAAATCCCAATTCCATCAACAAACGCTGTTCCATGGCCAAGCCCCTCCAGCTCAACGCTTCTTCCACCATTG CAAACGAAGCAGTAGAGGCTGCTTCTTCTGGTTTGGTGGGCGAGTATGACCTGCTGATTGTCGGACCTGGTGTTCTGGGTCGCTTAGTCGCAGAAAAATGGCGGGAG GAACATCCAGGTTGTCAAGTTTTTGGGCAAACGGTTTCCACTGATCACCATGATGAATTGATTAAGATGGGCATTAATCCATCTTTGAAGGGGACTACAGCGACACACAGGTTTCCGTATGTCATTTTCTGTGCTCCTCCTTACCAAACTTCAGACTATCCCGGTGATGTCAG GGTGGCTGCATTGAACTGGAATGGTGAAGGTTCTTTCTTATTTACATCAAGCTCTGCACCATATGATTGCAACGACAATGGACCATGTGATGAG GACACACCGGCAGTACCTATTGGGAGGAGCCCTAGAACAGATGTCCTTCTAAAAGCAGAAAATGTAGTGCTGGAATTTGGTGGTTGTGTTCTTAGATTGGCAGGACTTTAC AAAGCAGATAGAGGTGCACATGTTTATTGGTTAGAAAAAGGGACTGTTGAAGCTCGTCCAGATCACATCCTGAATCTTATACACTATGAG GATGCGGCTTCCCTTTCAGTTGCGATcttaaagaagaattttcatGGCCGTATTTTTTTGGGTTGTGATAATCATCCTTTATCCag GCAGGAAGTAATGGACTTAGTTGCTAAAAGTGGAAAATTCAGCAAAAAGTTTGAGGGCTTTACAG GCACTAGTGATCCACTAGGTAAAAGATTGAACAACTTGAAAACTCGTGAGGAAATAGGATGGAAGCCAAAATACTCAAGCTTCTCTGATTTCCTTGGAGTATCCGAGTAA
- the LOC122319238 gene encoding probable serine/threonine-protein kinase At1g54610, whose protein sequence is MGCVFGKEVSAKLSEAQKERKQEKDRAERAEVEVGEAQNGGNRKENEEGEAEEERSARPRRRSSRPKPNPRLSNPPKHVYGEQVAAGWPSWLSAVAGEAINGWTPRRADTFEKLDKIGQGTYSNVYKARDALTGKIVALKKVRFDNLEPESVKFMAREILILRRLDHPNVVKLEGLVTSRMSCSLYLVFEYMEHDLAGLAASPVIKFTEPQVKCYMHQLLSGLEHCHNRNVLHRDIKGSNLLLDNEGVLKIADFGLASFFDPNQKQPMTSRVVTLWYRPPELLLGATDYGVGVDLWSAGCILAELLAGKPIMPGRTEVEQLHKIFKLCGSPSEEYWKKSKLPHATIFKPQQSYKRCITETFKDFPLSSLPLIETLLAIDPAERQTATAALRSEFFTSKPFACEPSSLPKYPPSKEMDAKLRDEEARRLRAAGKANVDGVKRSRQRDRAVRAIPAPEANAELQANLDRRRLITHANAKSKSEKFPPPHQDGTLGYPLGSAHHMDPGFDPPEVPFSSTHFSYSKPSIQTWSGPLVESAAGGAPRRKKHTSGDAQSKSSKKR, encoded by the exons ATGGGGTGTGTGTTTGGGAAAGAAGTGTCGGCGAAGCTCAGTGAGGCACAGAAGGAGAGGAAGCAGGAAAAGGATAGGGCTGAGAGAGCTGAGGTTGAGGTTGGGGAGGCTCAGAACGGCGGGAATCGGAAGGAGAATGAGGAGGGGGAGGCGGAGGAGGAGAGGAGTGCGCGGCCTCGGAGAAGGTCTTCGAGGCCGAAGCCGAATCCGCGGTTGAGTAATCCGCCGAAGCACGTGTATGGAGAACAGGTCGCCGCCGGCTGGCCCTCTTGGCTCTCAGCGGTCGCCGGCGAAGCCATCAATGGCTGGACGCCCCGGCGGGCCGACACCTTTGAGAAGCTCGATAAG ATTGGGCAAGGTACATACAGTAATGTCTACAAAGCCAGGGATGCTTTGACGGGAAAGATTGTTGCATTGAAGAAGGTTCGATTTGACAATTTGGAGCCTGAGAGCGTAAAGTTCATGGCCAGAGAGATTCTCATCCTGCGCCGTTTAGATCATCCCAATGTTGTAAAATTGGAAGGTCTGGTGACTTCGAGAATGTCCTGTAGTTTATACCTTGTATTTGAATATATGGAGCACGATTTGGCTGGCCTTGCTGCAAGCCCTGTAATCAAGTTCACAGAACCTCAG GTCAAATGTTATATGCACCAATTATTATCCGGGCTTGAACACTGTCACAACCGTAATGTGCTGCATCGTGATATAAAGGGTTCAAATCTTTTACTTGACAATGAAGGGGTTCTTAAGATTGCTGATTTTGGATTGGCTTCATTCTTCGATCCTAATCAGAAGCAGCCTATGACCAGCAGGGTGGTTACTTTATGGTATCGACCTCCGGAACTTCTTCTCGGTGCTACTGATTATGGTGTAGGTGTGGACCTCTGGAGTGCTGGTTGCATTTTAGCTGAGTTGTTGGCAGGGAAGCCTATCATGCCTGGTCGCACAGAG GTGGAGCAGCTTCATAAGATATTTAAGCTCTGTGGTTCTCCATCTGAAGAGTATTGGAAAAAGTCAAAGTTGCCACATGCAACCATATTTAAGCCCCAACAATCATACAAACGATGCATCACCGAGACTTTCAAAGATTTTCCACTATCATCGTTGCCACTAATCGAGACCCTCCTTGCAATTGACCCAGCTGAACGTCAGACGGCCACTGCTGCATTGAGGAGTGAA TTCTTCACATCTAAACCTTTTGCATGTGAGCCTTCTAGCCTTCCCAAATATCCTCCAAGCAAGGAGATGGATGCTAAGCTACGGGACGAGGAAGCTAGAAG ATTGAGAGCTGCTGGGAAAGCAAACGTAGATGGTGTGAAAAGATCTCGCCAGCGTGATCGAGCTGTAAGGGCAATTCCTGCTCCAGAAGCAAATGCTGAGCTTCAAGCCAATCTTGAT AGGAGGCGGCTAATAACACATGCAAATGCAAAGAGCAAGAGTGAGAAGTTTCCTCCTCCACACCAAGATGGAACGCTTGGCTATCCTTTGGGTTCTGCACATCATATGGATCCAGGTTTTGATCCCCCTGAGGTTCCATTCAGTTCTACACACTTCTCATATTCAAAACCATCTATCCAAACTTGGTCTGGGCCATTGGTGGAATCTGCTGCTGGTGGTGCTCCAAGGAGAAAGAAACATACATCTGGTGATGCACAGTCAAAATCatcaaagaaaagataa
- the LOC122319268 gene encoding inactive beta-amylase 9: MEVSVIGCSQAKIGKTELAYRELGCFDPKGVSKAFSAKSRVCFSPSTRWRKAGIRFTLRAVQSEAVRSEKVAASSRISRSRDGVRLFVGLPLDSVSDCNTVNHARAIAAGLKALKLLGVEGVELPVWWGIVEKEAMGKYEWSGYLALAKMVQDAGLKLHVSLSFHASKRPKIPLPEWVSRIGESNPNIFFTDRAGQHYKECLSLAVDDLPVLDGRTPIQVYHEFCESFKSSFSPFMGSTLTGISMGLGPDGELRYPSHHMLTKSKQIPGVGEFQCYDKNMLGILKQHAEATGNPLWGLGGPHDVPTYDQSPNSNNFFRDNGGSWDSLYGDFFLSWYSNQLISHGNLLLSLAASTFSESAATVCGKIPLMHSWYKTRSHPSELTAGYYNTTTRDGYEVVAEMFARNSCKMILPGMDLSDEHQSRASLSSPELLLADIKKACRKHGVEVCGQNSSASMAPGGFQQIKKNLLGENIVDLFSYQRMGAYFFSPEHFPSFTQFVRSLNQPELHSDDLPEEEEETAHSLNVSSEASVHMQAV, encoded by the exons ATGGAGGTGTCGGTGATCGGTTGCTCTCAGGCGAAGATTGGGAAAACCGAGTTGGCGTACCGGGAACTTGGCTGTTTCGATCCGAAAGGTGTTAGCAAGGCGTTTTCTGCTAAAAGCAGGGTCTGTTTCAGTCCGAGCACGAGGTGGAGAAAGGCTGGGATTCGATTCACTTTGAGGGCCGTTCAATCTGAAGCGGTACGATCTGAGAAAGTCGCGGCTTCTTCCAGAATATCCAGATCG CGTGATGGTGTAAGATTGTTTGTTGGGCTGCCCTTGGATTCTGTTTCCGACTGCAATACAGTAAACCATGCTAGGGCAATTGCAGCTGGCCTAAAGGCTCTAAAGCTATTGGGAGTGGAAGGTGTAGAGCTTCCAGTTTGGTGGGGAATAGTAGAGAAAGAAGCCATGGGAAAATATGAGTGGTCTGGCTATCTTGCTCTTGCCAAGATGGTTCAGGATGCAGGTCTCAAGCTTCACGTGTCGCTTTCCTTCCACGCTTCCAAACGACCAAAAATTCCTCTACCTGAGTGGGTATCCCGAATTGGTGAATCCAACCCCAATATTTTCTTCACTGATAGGGCAGGACAGCATTACAAAGAGTGCCTATCACTAGCTGTTGATGATCTTCCAGTGCTTGATGGCAGGACTCCGATCCAAGTCTACCATGAGTTCTGTGAAAGCTTCAAGTCTTCTTTTTCACCTTTCATGGGTTCCACTCTCACG GGCATCTCTATGGGTCTAGGACCAGATGGTGAGCTTCGATATCCTTCACACCACATGCTAACCAAAAGTAAACAAATCCCGGGAGTTGGGGAATTCCAGTGTTATGATAAAAACATGCTTGGCATTCTGAAACAACATGCTGAAGCAACGGGAAATCCTTTATGGGGACTTGGTGGTCCCCACGATGTCCCCACTTATGACCAGTCACCCAATTCAAACAACTTCTTCAGGGACAATGGTGGATCATGGGATTCTCTATATGGTGACTTCTTCCTTTCCTGGTACTCAAACCAGCTCATTTCTCATGGAAATCTCCTCCTCTCCCTTGCCGCCTCAACTTTCAGTGAATCTGCAGCCACAGTATGTGGGAAAATCCCCCTGATGCACTCCTGGTACAAAACCAGATCCCATCCTTCTGAGCTGACAGCAGGGTATTATAACACAACCACAAGAGATGGTTATGAAGTTGTTGCAGAGATGTTTGCACGTAATTCATGCAAAATGATTTTACCTGGAATGGACCTCTCGGATGAGCACCAGTCTCGTGCGTCTCTCTCAAGCCCTGAGCTTTTACTTGCGGACATTAAGAAAGCTTGCAGAAAGCACGGGGTCGAGGTTTGTGGACAAAATTCTTCGGCTTCCATGGCACCTGGAGGATTTCAGCAGATAAAGAAGAATTTGTTGGGTGAGAATATTGTGGACTTGTTCAGTTATCAGAGAATGGGAGCTTATTTTTTCTCTCCAGAGCACTTTCCTTCATTCACACAGTTCGTCCGGAGTCTTAACCAACCAGAATTGCATTCCGATGATCtccctgaagaagaggaagaaactGCTCACTCTCTGAATGTAAGTTCAGAAGCAAGCGTTCACATGCAAGCGGTTTAG